A window from Dama dama isolate Ldn47 chromosome 11, ASM3311817v1, whole genome shotgun sequence encodes these proteins:
- the LOC133065599 gene encoding small nuclear ribonucleoprotein E-like, producing MAYRGQGQKVQKVMVQPINLIFRYLQNRLQIQVWLYEQVNMRIEGCIIGFDEYMNLVLDNAEEIHSKTKSRKQLGWIMLKGDNITLLQSVSN from the coding sequence ATGGCATACCGTGGCCAGGGCCAGAAGGTGCAGAAGGTGATGGTGCAGCCCATCAATCTCATCTTCAGATACTTGCAAAATAGATTGCAGATTCAAGTGTGGCTTTATGAGCAAGTGAATATGCGGATAGAAGGCTGTATCATTGGTTTTGATGAGTATATGAACCTCGTATTAGATAATGCAGAAGAGATTCATTCTAAAACAAAGTCAAGAAAACAACTGGGTTGGATCATGCTAAAAGGAGATAATATTACTCTGCTCCAAAGTGTCTCCAACTAG